In Fundulus heteroclitus isolate FHET01 chromosome 16, MU-UCD_Fhet_4.1, whole genome shotgun sequence, a single genomic region encodes these proteins:
- the ramp2 gene encoding receptor activity-modifying protein 2 translates to MNRTLFSKMTVTKFSLVFSGCLATFLIWECTTVICLVNDKVTAQPATTITTRPTATGYNATQKTEVVGSQHSFACGNVSHTCNDYCSFCEDIYGKPTMDCLSTLLEFICLPHFNNSMKSLSMTDWCVWDKVSSLYSTFSLCTEEISDCLIIPWPNSLVETMFVNIHSEYFIKCPTEEFSDPPPAIVFALVITPICLIPVMVSLVVLKTKNGDGTS, encoded by the exons ATGAACAGAACATTGTTCAGCAAAATGACTGTCACCAAGTTCTCTCTGGTGTTTTCTGGCTGTTTAGCGACTTTTCTCATTTGGG AATGCACAACTGTGATTTGTCTGGTTAATGACAAAGTAACCGCACAACCGGCCACAACAATTACAACAAGACCAACAGCAACGG GGTATAACGCAACACAAAAAACAG AGGTCGTAGGAAGCCAGCATTCATTTG CTTGCGGAAACGTTTCTCACACATGCAACGATTATTGCAGTTTTTGTGAGGATATATATGGCAAACCAACAATGGACTGTCTTTCTACTTTACTGGAGTTTATTTGTCTCCCTCATTTCAACAATTCAATGAAGTCACTAAGCATGACTGACTGGTGCGTCTGGGATAAAGTGAGCAG CTTGTACAGCACCTTCAGCCTTTGCACCGAGGAGATATCGGACTGTCTCATCATCCCATGGCCAAACTCactggtggaaacaatgtttgtcAACATCCATTCTGAGTATTTCATAAAATGCCCCACAGAGGAGTTTAGTGACCCACCACCGGCCATCGTGTTTGCGCTGGTGATCACTCCCATCTGCCTGATACCAGTTATGGTCAGCCTGGTGGTGCTCAAGACCAAAAATGGAGACGGTACCTCCTGA